A stretch of Cicer arietinum cultivar CDC Frontier isolate Library 1 chromosome 5, Cicar.CDCFrontier_v2.0, whole genome shotgun sequence DNA encodes these proteins:
- the LOC101495016 gene encoding small ubiquitin-related modifier 2-like, which yields MSSGEVKKEEDKKIIFQSTHINLKVKGQDGIEVSFKINRNTQLKKLMNAYCDHQSVEFDSIVFLFDGRRILAKHFPDELKMEDGDEIDAMVHQFGAGSVSIV from the coding sequence ATGTCGTCGGGGGAAGTAAAAAAGGAGGAAGATAAGAAGATAATTTTCCAGAGCACACACATCAATCTCAAAGTGAAGGGTCAGGATGGAATTGAAGTGTCGTTCAAGATCAATAGAAACACACAACTGAAAAAGCTTATGAATGCATACTGTGATCATCAATCTGTGGAGTTCGACTCCATTGTTTTTCTGTTTGACGGGCGTCGCATCCTTGCAAAGCATTTCCCCGACGAACTCAAAATGGAAGATGGCGATGAAATAGACGCCATGGTTCATCAATTTGGAGCTGGTTCTGTTTCTATTGTTTAA